One Streptococcus sp. DTU_2020_1001019_1_SI_AUS_MUR_006 DNA window includes the following coding sequences:
- a CDS encoding MptD family putative ECF transporter S component, giving the protein MKKNILTTLVAALVYFLCIGVGVLLGNLVDHTGNMFYAPAFSALVGGSVYMILLAKVPRFGAITTIGLVISLFFLGSKHGAGAFLPGIICGLAADGIAHLGHYKDKVKNLLSFLVFAFGTTGPILLMWLTPQAYIATLVARGKSQDYIDRIMVAPNPCTILLFVASVLIGALLGALIGQALSKKLTHKQ; this is encoded by the coding sequence ATGAAAAAGAATATCTTGACGACCCTTGTAGCTGCCCTTGTCTACTTTCTCTGTATCGGAGTGGGTGTTCTACTAGGAAACCTTGTCGACCACACTGGAAATATGTTTTACGCCCCTGCCTTTTCTGCTCTTGTGGGTGGTAGCGTCTATATGATCCTTTTAGCAAAGGTTCCTCGTTTTGGAGCGATTACTACGATTGGACTTGTAATCTCTCTATTTTTCCTCGGGAGCAAGCATGGTGCTGGAGCCTTTCTGCCAGGAATTATCTGCGGTCTTGCAGCAGATGGCATCGCTCATCTTGGCCACTACAAAGATAAGGTTAAAAACCTTCTTTCCTTCCTAGTTTTTGCCTTTGGTACTACTGGTCCCATCCTACTCATGTGGTTGACCCCTCAAGCCTATATCGCAACTCTAGTCGCTCGTGGAAAATCTCAGGACTATATTGACCGCATCATGGTCGCGCCTAACCCTTGTACTATCCTTCTCTTTGTAGCAAGCGTCCTTATCGGTGCTTTACTTG